From the genome of Nocardia sp. NBC_01503, one region includes:
- the mftF gene encoding mycofactocin biosynthesis glycosyltransferase MftF (Members of this protein family, MftF, are glycosyltransferases, members of PF00535 (glycosyl transferase family 2). The encoding gene is found as part of the mycofactocin cassette, in Mycobacterium tuberculosis, many other Actinobacteria, and occasional members of other lineages. Mycofactocin itself, a putative redox carrier, is a heavily modified derivative of the C-terminal Val-Tyr dipeptide of the mycofactocin precursor MftA (TIGR03969).): MNIGLPQGFSIEFDTDTVQVDDGTLRGGSPARVLRLSPKGRAALDELRTGPVRSPAGAALARRLTDGGLAHPRPPAPIDDLSVTVVIPVQDRPEELRRCLAALGDAHPVVVVDDGSDDREALVDIVKAHSAELVRRPSRGGPAAARNTGLAAVDTDLVAFIDSDCVPTPDWIEALIPHFADPLVAAVAPRIVSLEATTSAGSYGEVAGSLDMGVAEGRVTPGTRISYVPSAALIVRRNALRDIGVFDERLRYGEDVDLIWRLHEAGRRIRYEPAVQVFHREPERWIDLLARRFHYGTAAAPLARRHPTAAPPLVVHPWHAATILAALTGRIAPTGLAFGASVLATRRTLRQLDLPTDEAPRTAVIGLRQTWLGLGRFMIQFTGPGLAALLVVRDPRPARRRFRRVAAASLLLGTPVTAYFTTRPRLDPIRFVLGQLADHTVYGAGVWAGCLRHRTLVPITPILARPPRRIGGATTPSTAPRSTSEGLS; the protein is encoded by the coding sequence GTGAATATCGGACTGCCGCAGGGATTCAGCATCGAGTTCGACACCGACACCGTGCAGGTCGACGACGGTACGCTGCGGGGCGGATCGCCCGCCCGGGTGCTGCGACTGTCGCCGAAGGGCCGCGCGGCGCTGGATGAATTGCGCACCGGACCGGTACGGTCCCCCGCCGGCGCGGCATTGGCCAGGCGGCTGACCGACGGCGGATTGGCTCATCCACGCCCGCCCGCGCCGATCGACGACCTCTCGGTCACCGTGGTCATTCCGGTGCAGGACCGGCCGGAGGAGCTGCGGCGGTGCCTGGCGGCGCTCGGCGACGCTCATCCGGTCGTCGTGGTGGATGACGGCTCCGATGATCGAGAAGCCCTGGTGGACATTGTCAAAGCCCACTCGGCCGAGCTGGTGCGCCGCCCGAGCCGCGGTGGCCCCGCCGCCGCGCGCAATACCGGTCTGGCCGCGGTCGATACCGACCTCGTCGCCTTCATCGACAGCGACTGCGTTCCCACACCGGATTGGATCGAGGCGCTCATCCCGCATTTCGCCGACCCGCTGGTGGCAGCCGTCGCCCCGCGCATCGTCAGCCTGGAGGCGACGACCTCGGCCGGAAGCTACGGCGAGGTCGCGGGCAGCCTGGACATGGGAGTGGCCGAAGGCCGGGTGACCCCGGGAACGCGTATCTCCTATGTGCCCAGCGCCGCGCTCATCGTGCGCCGAAATGCCCTGCGGGACATCGGCGTCTTCGATGAGAGACTGCGCTACGGCGAGGATGTCGACCTGATCTGGCGACTACACGAGGCGGGTCGGCGCATCCGCTACGAACCCGCCGTACAGGTGTTTCACCGCGAGCCGGAGCGCTGGATCGACCTGCTGGCCAGGCGATTCCACTACGGCACCGCGGCCGCGCCACTGGCGCGACGGCATCCGACCGCCGCACCGCCACTGGTCGTGCATCCGTGGCATGCCGCCACCATTCTCGCCGCGCTCACCGGACGCATCGCGCCGACCGGGCTGGCCTTCGGAGCATCGGTGCTGGCGACGCGCAGAACACTGCGACAGCTCGACCTGCCCACCGACGAAGCCCCCCGAACCGCCGTGATCGGCCTGCGTCAGACCTGGCTCGGACTGGGACGCTTCATGATTCAGTTCACCGGCCCGGGCCTGGCCGCCCTGCTCGTGGTGCGGGACCCGAGACCCGCCCGACGTCGATTCCGGCGCGTGGCCGCCGCATCGCTGCTGCTGGGCACCCCGGTGACCGCCTACTTCACCACCCGCCCAAGGCTGGACCCGATTCGGTTCGTGCTCGGCCAACTCGCCGATCACACCGTCTACGGCGCGGGCGTCTGGGCGGGCTGCCTGCGGCATCGCACCCTGGTGCCGATCACCCCGATCCTCGCCCGGCCGCCGCGCCGAATCGGCGGGGCCACAACACCTTCGACCGCGCCGCGGTCGACATCGGAAGGGCTTTCTTGA
- a CDS encoding FKBP-type peptidyl-prolyl cis-trans isomerase, translated as MSIAADKVVSIEYTLTDDDGDVLDTSVGDEPLVYLHGAENIVPGLEQALDGKGTGDELDVVVEPNDGYGAYLAELVSTVPRDMFEGVDELEPGMEFHAEAPDGDSQIVTVRAVDGDDVTIDANHPLAGQRLHFKVKVVDIRDATAEELLHGHPHGDDDHEH; from the coding sequence ATGTCGATTGCCGCTGACAAGGTTGTCTCCATCGAGTACACCTTGACCGACGACGACGGTGACGTGCTCGACACCTCCGTCGGCGATGAGCCGCTGGTCTACCTGCACGGGGCGGAGAACATCGTGCCCGGACTGGAACAGGCCCTGGATGGTAAGGGGACCGGCGACGAGCTCGATGTCGTCGTCGAGCCGAATGACGGATACGGCGCATACCTGGCCGAGCTGGTCAGCACCGTGCCCCGGGATATGTTCGAGGGCGTGGACGAGCTCGAGCCCGGTATGGAGTTCCATGCCGAGGCTCCGGACGGCGATTCGCAGATCGTGACCGTGCGCGCGGTGGACGGCGATGACGTCACCATCGATGCCAACCATCCGCTGGCGGGCCAGCGGCTGCACTTCAAGGTCAAGGTCGTGGATATCCGCGATGCCACCGCGGAGGAGTTGCTGCACGGCCACCCGCACGGCGACGACGACCACGAGCACTGA
- a CDS encoding LLM class flavin-dependent oxidoreductase, with protein sequence MDVVAALRLNMTNVDDAGARHARRYRAAVAMAEYADLRGFAAVSCEEHHLSGTGWLPSPLVLAGAVAARTERVSVSISALLVPLYDPVRLATDIAVLDNISGGRLAIVAGMGYRPEEYAAMGRDWARRGELMDTALEIMLAAWRDVPFEHNGALIDVTPKPCTRPHPLLLVGGMSAAAARRAARFGLPFSPPMPMPELEQLYLGELERLGRFGFVHRPEPDSKITLLHENPETGWRDYGPYILNEAREYGSWRRAGVPRPNEDVMATVDDVRARGYAEIVSPDELIDQIAGGRTEIVMNPLIGGLPVEAGWASLRLLGEVVLPEIGVPTIPSAG encoded by the coding sequence ATCGACGTGGTGGCAGCGCTCCGGTTGAACATGACCAATGTGGATGATGCCGGCGCGCGACACGCCCGCCGCTATCGAGCGGCGGTGGCCATGGCCGAGTACGCCGATCTGCGCGGTTTCGCGGCGGTCAGCTGCGAGGAGCACCATCTCTCCGGAACCGGTTGGCTGCCTTCACCATTGGTGCTTGCAGGGGCGGTGGCGGCGCGGACCGAGCGGGTGAGTGTGAGTATCAGCGCATTGCTGGTACCGCTCTATGATCCGGTGCGACTGGCCACGGATATCGCGGTGCTGGACAATATTTCGGGCGGGCGTTTGGCGATCGTCGCCGGAATGGGTTATCGCCCTGAGGAATACGCCGCCATGGGCCGGGACTGGGCGCGGCGCGGCGAGCTCATGGACACCGCGCTCGAGATCATGCTCGCCGCCTGGCGGGATGTGCCGTTCGAACACAATGGCGCCCTGATCGACGTCACCCCCAAACCCTGTACCCGCCCGCATCCGCTGCTGCTCGTCGGCGGGATGAGCGCGGCGGCGGCCCGGCGCGCGGCGCGATTCGGGTTGCCGTTCTCCCCGCCCATGCCCATGCCCGAGCTGGAACAGCTCTACCTCGGCGAGCTGGAGCGGCTCGGCCGGTTCGGTTTCGTCCATCGACCCGAGCCGGACAGCAAAATCACACTGCTGCATGAGAATCCGGAGACGGGCTGGCGGGACTACGGGCCGTACATCCTCAATGAGGCCCGCGAATACGGATCGTGGCGGCGGGCCGGAGTGCCGCGACCCAATGAGGACGTGATGGCGACCGTCGACGACGTCCGGGCGCGGGGGTACGCGGAGATAGTGAGTCCGGACGAACTGATCGACCAAATCGCCGGTGGCCGTACCGAAATCGTGATGAATCCATTGATCGGCGGGCTGCCGGTGGAGGCCGGATGGGCGAGCCTGCGACTGCTGGGCGAGGTGGTGCTGCCGGAGATCGGCGTGCCCACCATCCCGTCCGCCGGGTAG
- a CDS encoding GNAT family N-acetyltransferase: MISDLMAYREGLAVDGLRIRRARADDWDALRDCYARAFGGVHAKDFESWKQQFRLSDVIVAEDVSNPDAPFVAGTGSVIRMSVTVPGGGQLAVAACAQGMVATTHQQRGLYSKIQAEMMYIALETGADVFAAMPGPGGNYGAVGVASHTRHLRIDRLRAKLRAAQDDPSPAREMRPSAARSLMREIYDRWQRQTPGALNRSEFYWPATYDDGSCVITHPDGYVIYDLVGKSVRVHDFCALTVAAHRELLRCLLGHGEYTEVYLDTGVDDPTPLLLQDPRVAAVTGVDTGVWMWILNSPKAFELREYRADFHGVIQVDDPYGMSPGNFALDVTDGRGNWKPAPEDAVADVRIGPAELASAYFGAYTPLELRRAGRIEELTDGTIAALDRALAPSRRPFNITPF, translated from the coding sequence ATGATCTCCGATCTCATGGCCTATCGAGAGGGCCTGGCAGTCGACGGCCTGCGCATTCGCCGGGCCCGCGCGGACGATTGGGATGCCCTGCGCGACTGCTACGCCCGCGCCTTCGGCGGCGTGCACGCCAAGGACTTCGAGAGCTGGAAGCAACAGTTCCGGCTGAGCGATGTCATTGTGGCCGAAGATGTCTCGAACCCCGATGCGCCATTCGTCGCGGGCACCGGCTCGGTGATCCGCATGAGTGTCACGGTCCCAGGCGGCGGGCAACTCGCGGTCGCCGCGTGCGCGCAGGGCATGGTCGCCACCACGCATCAGCAGCGCGGGCTGTACTCCAAGATCCAGGCCGAGATGATGTACATCGCGCTGGAGACCGGTGCGGATGTCTTCGCGGCCATGCCCGGGCCGGGAGGTAACTACGGTGCGGTCGGCGTGGCCAGTCACACCAGGCATCTGCGCATAGACCGGCTACGCGCGAAACTGCGTGCCGCGCAGGATGATCCGAGCCCGGCCCGGGAAATGCGGCCCAGTGCCGCTCGCTCACTTATGCGGGAAATCTACGACCGCTGGCAGCGGCAGACGCCCGGTGCTTTGAATCGGAGCGAATTCTATTGGCCCGCAACCTATGACGATGGCTCCTGCGTGATCACGCATCCGGACGGCTATGTCATCTACGACCTGGTCGGCAAGTCGGTGCGGGTGCACGACTTCTGCGCGCTCACCGTCGCCGCCCACCGTGAACTGCTGCGCTGCCTGCTCGGGCACGGCGAATACACCGAGGTGTACCTCGATACCGGCGTGGACGATCCGACCCCGCTGCTGCTCCAGGACCCGCGCGTCGCCGCGGTGACCGGTGTCGATACCGGTGTATGGATGTGGATTCTCAACTCGCCCAAGGCATTCGAATTGCGTGAATACCGCGCCGACTTCCACGGCGTCATCCAGGTCGACGACCCGTACGGAATGAGTCCCGGGAACTTCGCTCTCGATGTCACCGACGGTCGCGGCAATTGGAAACCCGCTCCCGAGGACGCTGTCGCGGACGTGCGTATCGGCCCGGCCGAACTCGCCAGCGCCTACTTCGGTGCGTACACCCCGTTGGAATTGCGGCGGGCGGGTCGAATCGAAGAACTCACCGACGGCACGATCGCCGCCCTCGACCGGGCGCTCGCCCCGTCGCGGCGGCCCTTCAACATCACCCCCTTCTGA
- a CDS encoding condensation domain-containing protein, with translation MTTLRPGRLTAAAKKFLMWDPNPAVFGITIPCPVPVSMGLDDARGLINALIDTHESLRSRYSYGLDATVFIEPESRGEIDTARVDVREVDIEQVAGDAIPQIMEVETAKSNLRLDPTTGKIVTAALLTRSTDVNILLLTVHHIAIDGVAMWVMWEDVATYARQWEAGEEISLPREPITGSEWAAFLDEYSLTRTGDLDYWMAASDIEPHIETRPATPESAYLDEVIDGALAVRLLDELPAALGASYTRILLVALGLAIEDVTGVARPIQVQKHGRYSRLRPGTDLSRTVAWLSDDYPWLVRPVAGSHGERMRDAIANYPANPEDFTLLFWHHPDSWSRMVEFNVPKFYFNFLGDVGVWIPGAHSREQARLTVFDLSMFLGASENDGVRAVHYSVHSPTGGIGLDRVKEIVTRWISILETVEV, from the coding sequence ATGACGACCCTGCGCCCCGGGCGGCTCACCGCCGCCGCCAAGAAGTTCCTCATGTGGGATCCGAATCCGGCAGTCTTCGGCATCACCATTCCCTGCCCCGTGCCGGTGTCCATGGGCTTGGACGACGCGCGCGGACTGATCAACGCGCTCATCGACACCCATGAATCGCTGCGCAGTCGGTACAGCTACGGGCTGGACGCGACGGTGTTCATCGAACCCGAGTCTCGCGGTGAAATCGACACGGCCAGAGTTGACGTGCGCGAGGTCGATATCGAGCAGGTGGCGGGCGACGCGATTCCGCAGATCATGGAGGTCGAGACCGCCAAGAGCAATCTGCGACTCGATCCGACCACCGGCAAGATCGTCACGGCGGCTCTGCTCACCCGGTCGACGGATGTCAATATCCTGCTGCTCACCGTCCATCACATCGCCATCGACGGCGTGGCCATGTGGGTGATGTGGGAGGACGTCGCCACCTATGCCCGGCAATGGGAAGCGGGAGAAGAGATTTCGCTGCCGCGCGAGCCGATCACCGGATCGGAGTGGGCCGCCTTCTTGGACGAGTACTCGCTCACTCGCACCGGCGATCTCGACTACTGGATGGCCGCCTCGGATATCGAACCGCATATCGAAACACGGCCCGCCACACCGGAATCCGCCTACCTAGACGAGGTGATCGACGGCGCGCTGGCTGTTCGCCTGCTCGACGAACTACCCGCGGCGCTCGGAGCCTCGTACACCCGAATACTGCTGGTGGCACTGGGTTTGGCCATCGAGGACGTCACCGGCGTGGCCCGTCCGATTCAGGTGCAGAAGCACGGCCGGTACAGCCGCCTGCGTCCCGGCACCGATCTGAGCCGCACCGTCGCCTGGCTGTCGGACGACTACCCGTGGCTGGTCAGGCCGGTAGCCGGCAGTCACGGCGAGCGAATGCGCGACGCCATCGCCAACTATCCGGCGAATCCGGAGGACTTCACGCTGCTGTTCTGGCATCACCCCGACAGTTGGTCGCGGATGGTCGAATTCAATGTTCCGAAGTTCTACTTCAACTTCCTCGGTGATGTCGGGGTATGGATTCCGGGTGCGCACTCGCGGGAGCAGGCGCGCCTGACCGTCTTCGACCTGAGCATGTTCCTGGGTGCGAGCGAGAACGACGGGGTGCGCGCGGTGCACTACTCGGTGCATTCGCCGACCGGCGGCATCGGGCTGGATCGCGTGAAAGAGATTGTGACGCGCTGGATTTCGATCCTGGAAACCGTGGAGGTGTGA
- a CDS encoding glycosyltransferase gives MSRFIMTSIGSRGDIAPLTGLGVRLREAGHEVVLAAHSVFEELITGCGLEFRQMETNVDIDMTDPNVDKLKAAWAFAAPAGVRGTGMGMIDALRDEPADALLLAQLTEGAGFPLAEAKGIPAIGLRFQPMCATSAYPPASMGVRSFGPRGNRLAADIGAWLGDTVYRGVVADFRRVLDLPETSVRELRRRRTVAEWPILHGYSPHVLPRPADWRSGLDVTGYWWSPRPLEWEPSAELVDFLAAGPPPVFVGFGSVVNTTEHSARMSEIVGEGLRQAGVRGIVQAGWLQLAVTADDVITIDDVPHDWLFPQMAAVVHSCGAGTTAAGLRAGVPAIGVPSYSDQPFWAQRLTDLGVCAATIPHDKLTAVNLAAAIRTATTDPTLRANATEVAAHIGAEDGAGQAVKLIEAHLAAR, from the coding sequence ATGAGCAGATTCATCATGACCAGCATCGGCAGTCGCGGCGATATCGCGCCACTGACCGGCCTCGGGGTACGGCTGCGCGAGGCCGGTCACGAGGTGGTGCTGGCCGCGCACTCGGTATTCGAGGAACTGATCACCGGCTGCGGACTCGAATTCCGGCAGATGGAGACCAATGTCGACATCGATATGACCGACCCGAATGTCGACAAGCTCAAGGCCGCATGGGCATTCGCAGCACCCGCCGGGGTGCGCGGCACCGGTATGGGCATGATCGACGCGCTGCGCGACGAACCCGCCGACGCCCTGCTGCTGGCTCAACTCACCGAAGGCGCGGGCTTCCCGCTCGCGGAAGCCAAGGGCATTCCGGCTATCGGCCTGCGCTTCCAGCCCATGTGCGCGACCTCCGCCTACCCACCCGCCTCGATGGGCGTGCGCTCCTTCGGTCCGCGCGGCAACCGGTTGGCCGCCGATATCGGAGCCTGGCTCGGCGATACCGTCTACCGTGGCGTGGTCGCCGACTTCCGCCGCGTTCTGGACCTGCCCGAGACCTCCGTCCGCGAACTGCGCCGCCGCCGCACGGTCGCCGAATGGCCCATCCTGCACGGCTATTCACCCCACGTACTGCCCCGCCCCGCCGATTGGCGATCGGGCCTGGACGTCACCGGCTACTGGTGGTCGCCCCGCCCGCTGGAGTGGGAGCCGTCCGCCGAACTGGTGGACTTCCTCGCCGCCGGACCGCCGCCCGTCTTCGTAGGCTTCGGCAGCGTGGTCAACACCACCGAACACAGCGCCCGCATGTCCGAGATCGTCGGCGAGGGACTACGCCAGGCAGGGGTGCGCGGCATAGTCCAAGCGGGCTGGCTCCAATTGGCCGTCACCGCCGACGATGTGATCACCATCGACGACGTCCCCCACGACTGGCTCTTCCCGCAAATGGCCGCCGTCGTGCACTCCTGCGGTGCGGGCACCACCGCCGCGGGCCTACGTGCGGGCGTCCCCGCGATCGGCGTCCCCAGCTACTCCGACCAGCCCTTCTGGGCCCAGCGCCTCACCGACCTCGGCGTCTGCGCCGCCACCATCCCGCACGACAAACTCACCGCCGTCAACCTCGCCGCCGCAATCCGCACCGCCACAACCGATCCCACCCTCCGCGCCAACGCCACCGAGGTCGCCGCCCACATCGGTGCGGAGGAC